The Pithys albifrons albifrons isolate INPA30051 chromosome 1, PitAlb_v1, whole genome shotgun sequence genome contains the following window.
TGCTGCCACTTGGGTTCCAATGGACCTTTCCTCCAAATAATCAGATTTACGACTGGCATTGGTCAGGTCTTGGCTCTCCACCGCACGTGGTTCTAAGATCAATTTCTGCCGATCCGCCGCTTTTGGAGTGGATTTTACTTTGGGGTCTCTCGGTTTGGATTTTGATGTTTCCTGGCTGACTGAAGTTTTAGCAAATTTGACCTGCTTTACAGGAGACACAAGTATTTCTGGTTTACGTGGCAGCTTCTTAAGTCCATGCTCTTTGTGGGATTTCTGGAGCAAATTCTCTCTTGCCAGCATTGATGCCTTTACTGCTATGTTCCCAGAGAAGATGGAATCTCGCTTGGGAAACTCAACTTTAGTTTTAAAAGCAACTTCTGAATCatcattttcttcctcagaatCTGAGCTAGAATCTGACTCTGAGCTGGATGAAGATGAAGTTTGTTCCTCAACTAACTCTTTCCTCAAGCCTCCCCCTGCTGCAGGGGTACTGAGGTTTTCCTCCTCAGGAGAGGAAGCAACTCCTCGCTGAGGAAACGCAACCACAGTTTTTCTTGCCATGAACATCCTCGTGTCTTCAGCAGGTTTTGAAGCTCCCTCGAGGCTGGCTCTAGACATGCTCTCACCTTTGTCTGTGGACAGTAGGAGAGAGCTGGAAGACAACATTTTAGGAAATTCCCCTGGTGCCTGGATGGCAAGCAGCTTGGTGTTCCCCTGTGGTGCCACTCCATCTGGGAAATGGCATAGAGAGGATTATCATCATCGTATCCAACACCACTGTTAGTGACCTGTCACACAAATTAAACTTTCCAAGACAATCTGGcacaaaaataaactgaaaggaAATGTTGTACTAAATAAAGGCACTGCAAAGCAGAAAGTTTGAGACATTTTATGTTAAAGAAGCTGGAGTTCTAGTAGGACTTAACAGTTTTTGCTGCTGCGATGCTGAACTCATGGGATAAATCCTTGTGCTCCTTCCTTTGCCAGACTCCTCCAAGACCCTGTGCTCCACCTCTGGATCACTGAAATGGTTTGCAGACACCTCCCCACCTCAGGTGAGCATTAAGATGGTTTGTTAGCCAAGCTCTTCAAATGTGCTCCTCGAGACAAAGCTCGCCCAGGAAcaagcagcaaagcaaaagatACAGCAAACAGACACAGCAACAGCTGCCTGCAAGTTATCCtggaaggagaggggagggaggactCCCAAAAGGCAAAGCAGTGGAGTAAGAGATACCTGAGGCCACACATGAAAGTGTTACTTGCTCATTGCCCACATGACCCACCAAATTAATTGTGTCTCCACAGTTTAACTTTATTTCCCTAAGACTTAATCTCCTCCAGTCTTCACTTCCTACTTTTAGTTTGAGACCTCTTTGTAAAACAAGACTGAGATCTCCTGATGCTTCACATTTG
Protein-coding sequences here:
- the NDUFV3 gene encoding NADH dehydrogenase [ubiquinone] flavoprotein 3, mitochondrial isoform X2; the protein is MLSSSSLLLSTDKGESMSRASLEGASKPAEDTRMFMARKTVVAFPQRGVASSPEEENLSTPAAGGGLRKELVEEQTSSSSSSESDSSSDSEEENDDSEVAFKTKVEFPKRDSIFSGNIAVKASMLARENLLQKSHKEHGLKKLPRKPEILVSPVKQVKFAKTSVSQETSKSKPRDPKVKSTPKAADRQKLILEPRAVESQDLTNASRKSDYLEERSIGTQVAAIQLKASAATQQDREKKLVPRGEKKKVKEAQESEAKEVAAPKVEETSGSTMLVMDTMAKEETVQEGGVQAGESSTTEETGAPGEPHPEELDNSTYKNLQHHEYHIYTFADYITVLSKFRQPQPSSGRPSPRH
- the NDUFV3 gene encoding NADH dehydrogenase [ubiquinone] flavoprotein 3, mitochondrial isoform X1, whose translation is MAAAAAALRGGGRAAMARQVLQLEARGLCTKPGGTGTPPPKNGVAPQGNTKLLAIQAPGEFPKMLSSSSLLLSTDKGESMSRASLEGASKPAEDTRMFMARKTVVAFPQRGVASSPEEENLSTPAAGGGLRKELVEEQTSSSSSSESDSSSDSEEENDDSEVAFKTKVEFPKRDSIFSGNIAVKASMLARENLLQKSHKEHGLKKLPRKPEILVSPVKQVKFAKTSVSQETSKSKPRDPKVKSTPKAADRQKLILEPRAVESQDLTNASRKSDYLEERSIGTQVAAIQLKASAATQQDREKKLVPRGEKKKVKEAQESEAKEVAAPKVEETSGSTMLVMDTMAKEETVQEGGVQAGESSTTEETGAPGEPHPEELDNSTYKNLQHHEYHIYTFADYITVLSKFRQPQPSSGRPSPRH